From the Pedobacter cryoconitis genome, one window contains:
- a CDS encoding serine hydrolase — MNKPRFKIALLLFSVVVYNQVSKAQIPAGKVDSLVENSMKKFNVTGVSIGIVKDGKIVYTKGYGVKSIITKEKVDGNTQFAIASNTKAFTTAALSILVEERKLYWETKVKDILPGFKMYNDYVTENFTIQDLLTHRSGLGLGAGDLMFFPNGSDFTIKDVLSGFQYFKPVSDFRTRFDYDNLLYYVAGEVIAKISGMSWEDFVQNRILIPLKMEHSYASLALMKDKSHLAMPHADKFGKLKQIENFGDQINGAPGGIYATSADLCKWMLMQLNKGKYGAQLEQHLFSKDSQQQMWTIHTVTGFNDDPRYQTHFGGYGLGWFLNDMKGNFHVSHTGGLPGMLSSVSLFPDLNLGIVVLTNSDGGNYLFSAVSKTIEDSYMGLDDNHWIDKIYSDVESNKMHEDGVTNDVWKKVIASSQKKIDPAAYIGVYTDKWFGKAEVSLKGKQLWFKSYRSPKLSGPMSFYNANSFAIKWEYPDLNADAFAIFSLDEEGKAQSIKMRGISPGIDFSYDFQDLDFQRL; from the coding sequence ATGAACAAACCCCGTTTTAAAATTGCGCTTCTTCTCTTTTCAGTTGTTGTATATAACCAGGTATCCAAAGCACAGATTCCGGCCGGAAAAGTGGATTCTCTGGTAGAAAATTCGATGAAGAAATTTAATGTAACTGGTGTCTCGATTGGAATTGTAAAGGATGGTAAGATTGTATATACTAAAGGTTATGGTGTTAAATCTATTATTACCAAAGAAAAGGTAGATGGAAATACCCAGTTTGCCATTGCCTCTAATACTAAAGCTTTTACCACAGCAGCCCTTTCCATATTAGTAGAGGAAAGAAAGTTGTACTGGGAAACTAAAGTTAAGGATATTTTGCCCGGATTTAAAATGTACAACGATTATGTAACAGAGAATTTTACTATCCAGGATTTACTGACTCATCGGAGTGGTTTAGGTCTTGGGGCGGGGGATCTCATGTTTTTTCCCAATGGATCTGACTTTACGATTAAGGATGTATTGTCAGGTTTTCAATATTTTAAACCTGTTTCCGATTTCAGAACGCGGTTTGATTACGATAATCTTTTGTATTATGTAGCAGGAGAGGTCATTGCAAAGATTAGCGGGATGAGCTGGGAAGACTTTGTTCAAAACCGTATCCTTATACCTTTGAAGATGGAGCATAGTTACGCTTCTTTAGCATTGATGAAAGATAAAAGTCATCTGGCTATGCCACATGCAGATAAATTTGGAAAGCTTAAACAGATAGAGAATTTTGGAGACCAGATCAATGGAGCTCCGGGGGGAATTTATGCAACTTCCGCTGATCTGTGTAAATGGATGCTGATGCAGCTGAATAAAGGAAAATATGGGGCTCAATTGGAGCAGCATCTTTTTTCAAAAGACAGTCAGCAACAAATGTGGACTATCCATACTGTAACCGGTTTTAATGACGATCCGCGTTATCAAACTCATTTTGGGGGATACGGCCTTGGATGGTTTTTAAATGATATGAAGGGCAACTTTCATGTTTCTCATACCGGAGGATTACCCGGAATGCTTTCTTCAGTCAGCTTGTTTCCTGACCTTAACCTTGGTATAGTTGTATTAACTAATTCAGATGGTGGAAATTATTTATTCTCAGCAGTTAGTAAAACTATTGAAGACAGTTATATGGGATTGGATGATAATCATTGGATTGATAAAATTTACAGTGATGTAGAAAGTAATAAAATGCATGAAGATGGGGTCACCAATGATGTTTGGAAAAAGGTAATTGCTTCCAGTCAGAAAAAGATTGATCCGGCGGCTTATATTGGAGTTTATACTGATAAATGGTTTGGCAAGGCAGAAGTTTCGCTGAAAGGCAAACAGCTTTGGTTTAAATCTTACCGGTCACCTAAACTTTCCGGGCCGATGTCTTTTTATAACGCTAATTCTTTTGCCATTAAATGGGAGTATCCCGACCTGAATGCAGATGCTTTCGCAATCTTCAGCCTGGATGAAGAAGGGAAAGCACAAAGCATTAAAATGAGAGGGATTTCTCCAGGCATTGATTTCAGTTATGATTTTCAGGATCTAGATTTTCAAAGGTTGTAG
- a CDS encoding bifunctional 4-hydroxy-2-oxoglutarate aldolase/2-dehydro-3-deoxy-phosphogluconate aldolase, protein MKQPIIDTLLAGKLLPLFYEDSAETSIDILRTLYRAGIRIVEYTNRGQHALHNFKQLKALQVTEMPGLYLGTGTIKSAKEAADFITVGADFIVSPIVNPAVAGLCDQHNILWIPGCMTPTEIYTAQQFNAPVIKLFPANILGPGFISSIRELFKDQLFIPTGGVEIAEENLEEWFQAGVCAVGIGSKLITKEIVLNRNYHELHLQAKRALQMIEKIYLQPLKI, encoded by the coding sequence ATGAAACAACCTATTATCGATACCCTTTTAGCGGGTAAATTACTTCCTTTATTTTACGAAGACAGTGCCGAAACAAGCATTGACATCTTAAGAACCTTGTACAGAGCAGGGATTAGAATTGTAGAATATACGAACCGTGGTCAGCATGCACTTCACAATTTCAAGCAATTAAAAGCCTTACAGGTTACAGAAATGCCCGGCTTGTATTTAGGGACAGGCACTATTAAATCAGCAAAAGAAGCCGCCGATTTCATTACCGTTGGGGCTGATTTTATTGTATCTCCGATTGTCAATCCGGCAGTTGCAGGATTATGTGATCAGCACAATATACTTTGGATACCGGGCTGTATGACGCCCACAGAAATTTATACCGCACAGCAATTTAACGCACCTGTGATTAAGTTGTTCCCTGCAAATATTCTTGGCCCGGGTTTTATTTCGTCCATCAGAGAATTATTCAAAGACCAGCTGTTCATTCCTACCGGAGGTGTAGAAATAGCAGAAGAAAACCTGGAAGAATGGTTCCAGGCCGGTGTATGTGCAGTCGGTATAGGCTCTAAACTGATTACAAAAGAAATTGTGCTCAACAGAAATTACCATGAATTGCATCTGCAAGCCAAAAGAGCATTGCAGATGATAGAAAAAATATATCTACAACCTTTGAAAATCTAG
- a CDS encoding sugar kinase, whose product MLKKVLCFGELLLRICPDPKGNWLNSNHVPAYIGGAELNVATALALWNIPSAYLTALPENEMSRQIKTYLEEKRIDTTRFCYEGDRTGLYYLAMGTDMKNAEVIYDRKHSSFAGLRKNTINWEQVFEGIGWFHFSAICPAINEEVAEVCKEALLMAEKLGISISLDLNYREKLWKYGKPPVAIMKNLAVHCRLIMGNIWAAELMLGIPKAGNFMLKHKEFCLQQAEKTSKAIQHYFPACEAVANTFRFDRGEGIQYYTTLYTDNNLHSSREYNAKKVINKVGSGDCYMAGLIYGFHQNHSAQEIVEFATAAAYYKLFTPGDSTAMNADQITSRLNQLL is encoded by the coding sequence ATGTTAAAAAAAGTCCTGTGTTTTGGAGAATTGTTGTTAAGAATATGCCCTGACCCTAAAGGCAATTGGCTAAATTCAAATCATGTACCCGCTTATATTGGAGGTGCAGAACTGAATGTTGCTACTGCGCTTGCCCTATGGAATATCCCTTCGGCCTATTTAACGGCACTACCAGAAAATGAAATGAGCAGGCAAATCAAGACTTATCTGGAAGAAAAACGAATAGATACCACTCGTTTTTGCTATGAAGGTGACCGGACCGGACTTTACTATCTGGCTATGGGTACAGACATGAAAAACGCAGAAGTCATTTATGACCGTAAACATTCTTCTTTTGCCGGGCTTAGAAAAAACACTATAAACTGGGAACAGGTTTTTGAAGGGATTGGCTGGTTTCATTTCTCGGCAATTTGTCCGGCCATTAATGAAGAAGTTGCTGAAGTCTGTAAAGAAGCATTACTTATGGCAGAAAAGTTAGGCATCAGTATTTCCCTCGATCTGAACTACAGAGAAAAGCTTTGGAAATACGGGAAACCTCCTGTAGCGATTATGAAAAATCTTGCTGTTCATTGCCGCCTGATCATGGGTAATATATGGGCAGCAGAATTAATGCTGGGTATACCAAAAGCCGGCAACTTTATGCTCAAACACAAAGAATTCTGTTTACAGCAGGCAGAGAAAACTTCCAAAGCTATACAACATTATTTCCCGGCATGTGAAGCCGTTGCCAATACTTTCAGGTTTGACCGGGGCGAAGGAATTCAATACTATACCACGCTGTATACCGATAACAACCTGCATAGCTCCCGGGAATATAACGCCAAAAAAGTAATCAATAAGGTAGGTAGTGGAGATTGTTATATGGCAGGCCTGATTTATGGCTTTCATCAAAATCATTCTGCACAGGAAATTGTAGAATTTGCAACCGCTGCTGCTTATTATAAATTATTTACACCCGGTGATTCCACAGCTATGAATGCGGATCAAATCACCTCACGTTTAAATCAACTCCTATGA
- a CDS encoding chondroitinase-B domain-containing protein: MKNLILSLLIICSLKGYTKNIVFDKSIVINSRITVDNPIRINNSIVVNNPLELKTAVSKAGPGDVILLKDKEWSNAAMQLNGKGTAAQPVIIMPETPGGVIFTGQSYLQLSGEYLVVKDLHFKNGYTPKREVISFRTSETLLANHCRVTGTVIENYSQPERFRSDTWVTFYGKNNRIDHSTFVDKLNLGPVIIAELNDERSQQNDHLIDSNYFKGRSRLGANGGETIRIGVSRYSLMASRTTIAHNFFERCNGEVEIVSIKSGENRVCFNTFFECEGGLVLRHGSDNVVEGNFFMGNNKPFTGGVRVINPRQKVFNNVFYQLQGTNFRAPLSVLNGVPNSLINRYYQVKDAWIERNTFVDCSNILFGAGKDAERTLAPENVQFKKNLIATSREEIYTDANNDQGIIFSENGLVNSDQKTPADTYQRKVPDGFVKAKTDSYKINGITLPYSRLYGADLKNLKVITPEKTGAAWYHPETKKAWRKPKSTFLKASQSPLLAVTLKEALAGDTIVFTETGFYPLKEELIITKTLVLMAAKSLKSRPIFVNASFKSLPAFITLENGGNLTVKGIAFKGNYESFANADAGIRSTDKPMNKPYKLTIDDCEFFAYNESTNSGFSGSKSTLADSLIVRNSIFHHLSGSGIDLSAEKDDKGIYNAEYTLITNCVFTNLMGTAINIYRGGNDESTLGPFVKIDHCTFNEVENREQGSAVKLIGAQQVSILNSNFSSSGQGGRAIFFQEYRWDNIVVDHCNFYKSGKVESFYQQVLGNHIYQIKPEYTDLKKLNLEWAGSAPASADQFKIGVFSQGSKTQIN, from the coding sequence ATGAAAAATCTAATCTTATCCTTATTAATCATTTGCAGTTTAAAAGGTTATACAAAAAATATTGTATTTGATAAGTCTATTGTGATTAACAGCCGTATAACGGTTGACAATCCTATCAGAATTAACAATTCTATTGTCGTTAACAATCCCCTGGAACTGAAGACGGCAGTTTCAAAAGCCGGGCCAGGCGATGTTATCTTATTAAAAGATAAAGAATGGTCAAATGCAGCAATGCAACTCAACGGAAAAGGTACGGCAGCGCAACCTGTAATCATTATGCCCGAAACACCCGGAGGCGTTATTTTCACCGGACAGTCCTATTTACAATTAAGTGGTGAATACCTGGTGGTTAAAGATTTACATTTCAAAAACGGATATACACCCAAAAGAGAGGTTATCTCCTTTAGAACCAGCGAAACGCTGTTAGCTAATCATTGCAGAGTTACGGGGACCGTTATTGAAAACTATAGTCAGCCGGAAAGGTTCAGATCTGATACATGGGTTACATTTTATGGAAAAAACAACCGGATAGATCATTCTACTTTTGTTGATAAGTTAAACCTTGGCCCTGTAATCATAGCAGAGCTTAATGATGAACGCAGTCAGCAAAATGATCATTTGATAGACAGTAATTACTTCAAAGGCAGATCCAGACTGGGCGCTAATGGAGGCGAAACCATCAGAATTGGCGTATCACGTTATTCATTAATGGCCTCCAGAACTACAATAGCGCACAATTTCTTTGAGCGTTGTAATGGAGAGGTAGAAATCGTATCCATCAAATCTGGTGAAAACCGGGTCTGCTTTAATACTTTTTTTGAATGCGAAGGTGGACTGGTATTGAGACATGGATCGGATAATGTAGTAGAAGGGAATTTCTTTATGGGGAATAATAAACCTTTCACTGGTGGAGTAAGAGTAATCAATCCGCGTCAAAAAGTATTTAATAATGTTTTCTATCAATTACAGGGCACAAATTTCAGGGCTCCCCTTTCTGTATTGAATGGTGTTCCCAACTCATTGATCAACCGGTACTATCAGGTCAAGGATGCATGGATCGAACGAAATACATTCGTGGATTGTTCAAATATCCTTTTTGGTGCCGGTAAAGATGCAGAACGAACGCTGGCACCGGAAAATGTACAGTTCAAAAAGAACCTGATCGCTACTTCAAGAGAAGAAATTTATACAGATGCCAATAATGATCAGGGAATTATCTTTTCTGAGAATGGCCTGGTTAATTCTGATCAAAAAACACCTGCTGATACTTATCAACGGAAAGTACCGGATGGTTTTGTTAAAGCTAAAACAGATTCCTATAAAATCAACGGTATAACACTACCGTATAGCAGATTATATGGCGCAGACCTGAAAAACCTAAAAGTCATTACACCAGAAAAAACTGGTGCTGCCTGGTATCATCCGGAAACAAAGAAAGCATGGAGAAAACCAAAAAGTACTTTCTTAAAAGCTTCTCAGAGCCCGTTACTGGCCGTAACACTTAAAGAGGCATTGGCTGGTGACACGATCGTATTCACTGAGACTGGCTTTTATCCATTAAAAGAAGAACTGATCATTACTAAAACCCTTGTACTGATGGCAGCAAAAAGTTTAAAGAGCAGGCCCATTTTTGTAAATGCCTCCTTCAAATCTCTGCCTGCATTTATTACTTTGGAGAATGGTGGTAATCTGACTGTAAAAGGTATCGCCTTTAAGGGTAATTATGAAAGTTTCGCTAATGCAGATGCCGGCATCAGATCTACAGATAAACCGATGAATAAACCTTATAAACTAACCATAGATGATTGCGAGTTTTTCGCCTACAATGAAAGCACAAACAGTGGTTTTTCAGGTTCAAAGAGTACGCTTGCCGATAGTCTGATCGTCAGAAATTCTATCTTTCATCACCTCTCCGGTAGCGGGATTGACCTTTCGGCAGAGAAAGATGATAAAGGGATCTATAATGCGGAATATACATTGATCACCAATTGTGTCTTTACAAATTTAATGGGTACAGCAATTAATATTTACCGGGGAGGAAATGATGAAAGCACTTTAGGCCCATTCGTAAAAATTGATCACTGTACTTTTAATGAAGTCGAAAACAGAGAACAGGGATCAGCAGTAAAATTAATTGGTGCACAACAGGTTTCTATCCTCAATAGTAATTTCTCGTCTTCCGGCCAGGGAGGCAGAGCAATTTTCTTCCAGGAATACAGATGGGATAATATTGTTGTTGACCATTGCAATTTCTATAAATCCGGAAAAGTAGAATCTTTTTACCAGCAGGTTTTAGGAAACCATATCTATCAAATCAAACCTGAATATACTGATTTGAAAAAACTTAACCTTGAATGGGCAGGATCTGCCCCTGCCTCAGCAGATCAATTCAAGATCGGTGTGTTTAGTCAGGGCAGCAAAACGCAGATAAATTAA